CGGGCCGAATATGCCGCGCTTGCTGGGATAATCAGGCCCCGCGCAGACGACCGGCACGCCGGCAGCCATCGCTATCTGGTAAAAGCCAGTGCGCCACTTCGTGGTGCGGGAGCGCGTGCCCTCCGCAGCGACGATGAGCACGAAATCGTCATGCAGTGCGAACTGTTCGGCAATCTGCGACACGAGGTTCTGCCGCGCGCTACGATCGACAGGGACGCCGCCCAGGGCGCGCATGAAGCCCCCAAGCGGCCAGCGAAAGAGACTATGCTTGCCGATGAAGCGCACCTTCCGTCCAACCGCATTGACCGTTCCGAGGAAGACGAGAAAATCCCAGTTGCTGGTGTGCGAGGCGCCGACGATGACCATTTTCGGGATGTCGGGGAGCCGGCCTTCAGGGCGCCAACCCGACAACCGATACCAAGCAAGGATGGAGTTGAGCACCAGCCACGAGACTGGACCAAGGCGCGGTATCTCCGACGTGCTCATTCCTGCATGGGAATGAACCCACTAAAGCCCGCTGTCTACCAAAGTTCGTGGTGACCTTAGGCGGCCGCTCCACTGCGGCTCTTCGTCTGACCGCGCGCCCTGGCAGAGGCCGGCGTCGCGGACGAGGGACGGCATTCGGCAATGATGGTCGGAAAATCGAGATCGGTATTGGCTTCCAGTGCCGAGCCGCGAGCCGCCGCGCACTGCGCCGCGCTCTCGTAATGGGCCGAAGGCGTCGCGACCGTCTGGCAAGCAGAGCCGCCATCGGCGCATCCCAGGATCGCAATTACGTAGCCAACCGGTCCCATCGCACTCACCTTGCACAAACGACAAGGCGAAAACCCCACTATTAATACTTAAGTTCCAAACGGTTCGTCGCATTCGATTGAACAGGCTCCGCCAGATGCCTACTTGCAACTTCCATGAACGATGCCCTTCCGACTTCCGAAAACAAGGGCAGCTTTGCGGTTCTCCTTCGCTTCCTGCCCATGCTCTGGCCAAGCGGCGCCCCGGAACTGCGCTTCCGCGTCGTTCTCGCAGTCCTCCTGGTTCTTGCCGGCAAGGCGGTAGGCCTGACCGTCCCTTACGCCCTGAAATGGGTCGTGGATTCGATGACCGGTCCGCCGGGTGCAGCGCAGGCGGTGATCCTGCTCGTTCTGGCCTATGCGGGGGCGCGGTTCGGCGGCGTTCTGTTCGACAATTTGCGCAACGCCATATTCGAGAAGGTCGGACAGGACGCGGCGCGGCGACTGGCCGCGCAAGTCTTCCGCCATGTTCATGCGCTGAGCCTGCGCTTCCACCTCGAGCGCCGCACCGGTAGCCTCAGTAAGATCGTCGAACGCGGCACCAAGAGCATCGACATGATGCTCTATTTCCTGCTGTTCAACATCGCGCCGACAATAATCGAGCTCACCGCGATCTGCGTCATCTTCTATTTGAAGTTCGGGATCGGCCTCGTCGTCGCCACGCTAGTGATGGTCGTTGCCTATATCGCCTTCACACGCTGGGTGACCGATTGGCGAAACCAGCTTCGGCGCGACATGAACGAAGTGGACAATCAGGCGATCGGCCGCGCCGTCGACAGCCTGCTGAACTACGAGACGGTTAAATATTTCGGCGCCGAAGAGCGTGAGGCGCAGCGCTACGACCAGGCCATCGGCGCCTACGCGCGGGCCGCGGTCAAGAACGAGACCAGCCTTGCCTGGCTAAACATCGGGCAAAGCCTGATCACCGCGCTGATGATGGCCGGGGCGATGGGCTACACCGTCTGGGGGTGGAGCCAGGGCCGCTTCACTCCCGGTGACATCGTGCTGGTCAATGGTCTTTTGCTGCAGCTGTTCCGACCGCTCGACATGCTCGGGTGGGTATATCGGTCGATCAAGCAAGGACTGATCGACATGGAACAGATGTTCGACCTTCTCGATACTAAGGCCGAAGTTGTCGACGC
The window above is part of the Sphingomonas sp. HDW15A genome. Proteins encoded here:
- a CDS encoding lysophospholipid acyltransferase family protein, encoding MSTSEIPRLGPVSWLVLNSILAWYRLSGWRPEGRLPDIPKMVIVGASHTSNWDFLVFLGTVNAVGRKVRFIGKHSLFRWPLGGFMRALGGVPVDRSARQNLVSQIAEQFALHDDFVLIVAAEGTRSRTTKWRTGFYQIAMAAGVPVVCAGPDYPSKRGIFGPIIEPTGDYERDMAPAFAFFKSLRPRHPDRAAFPDSLVEIPTN
- a CDS encoding ABC transporter ATP-binding protein/permease, with the protein product MNDALPTSENKGSFAVLLRFLPMLWPSGAPELRFRVVLAVLLVLAGKAVGLTVPYALKWVVDSMTGPPGAAQAVILLVLAYAGARFGGVLFDNLRNAIFEKVGQDAARRLAAQVFRHVHALSLRFHLERRTGSLSKIVERGTKSIDMMLYFLLFNIAPTIIELTAICVIFYLKFGIGLVVATLVMVVAYIAFTRWVTDWRNQLRRDMNEVDNQAIGRAVDSLLNYETVKYFGAEEREAQRYDQAIGAYARAAVKNETSLAWLNIGQSLITALMMAGAMGYTVWGWSQGRFTPGDIVLVNGLLLQLFRPLDMLGWVYRSIKQGLIDMEQMFDLLDTKAEVVDAPHAEPLAVTDGAIRFENVAFGYEPERIILKGVSLEVPAGTSLAVVGPSGAGKSTLARLLYRFYDPTSGRITIDGQDIAYVTQSSLRASIGIVPQDTVLFNDTIGYNIGYGRDGSSHTEIEEAAKGAAIDRFIKALPNGYESMVGERGLKLSGGEKQRVAIARTLLKNPPILILDEATSALDSRTEEAIQTTLNAAARGRTTIIIAHRLSTIANADRIVVLDEGRVAEQGTHGQLLAMGGLYAELWNRQAAERAAEEQVG